In Erigeron canadensis isolate Cc75 chromosome 7, C_canadensis_v1, whole genome shotgun sequence, one DNA window encodes the following:
- the LOC122608140 gene encoding DNA-directed RNA polymerase II subunit RPB1: protein MDIRFPYSPAEVSKVRLVQFGILSPDEIRQMSVVHIEHGETTERGKPKVAGLSDPRLGTIDRKLKCETCMANMAECPGHFGHLELAKPMFHIGFMKTVLSIMRCVCFNCSKILADEDDHKFKQAQKIRNPKNRLKKILDACKSKAKCDGGDDIDSQSQDTEEPVKKRRGGCGAQQPKISIDGMKMVAEYKLQKKKSDDTEQLPEPAERKQQLSAERVLSVLKRVSDEDCMLLGLNPKYARPDWMILQVLPIPPPPVRPSVMMDTSARSEDDLTHQLAMIIRHNENLRKQERNGAPAHIISEFAQLLQFHVATYFDNELPGQPRATQRSGRPIKSICSRLKAKEGRIRGNLMGKRVDFSARTVITPDPTINIDQLGVPWSIALNLTYPETVTPYNIERLKELVEYGPHPPPGKTGAKYIIREDGQRLDLRYLKKSSDHHLEFGYKVERHLNDGDFVLFNRQPSLHKMSIMGHRIKIMPYSTFRLNLSVTSPYNADFDGDEMNMHVPQSFETRAEVLELMMVPKCIVSPQANRPVMGIVQDSLLGCRKITKRDTFIEKDVFMNILMWWEDFDGKVPTPTILKPRPLWTGKQVFNLIIPKQINLIRTAAWHSETETGHLTPGDTQVRIEKGEVITGTLCKKTLGASTGSLIHVIWEEVGPDAARKFLGHTQWLVNYWLLQQGFSIGIGDTIADASTMETINETISKAKNEVKELIRAAQDKQLEAEPGRTMMESFENRVNQVLNKARDDAGSSAQRSLSESNNLKAMVTAGSKGSFINISQMTACVGQQNVEGKRIPYGFIDRTLPHFTKDDYGPESRGFVENSYLRGLTPQEFFFHAMGGREGLIDTAVKTSETGYIQRRLVKAMEDIMVKYDGTVRNSLGDVIQFLYGEDGMDAVWIESQKLDSLKIKKREFDRLFKYEIDDDNWNPSYMLPDHVEDLKTIREFRNVFDAEVQKLEADRVQLGTEIATTGDNSWPMPVNLKRLIWNAQKTFKVDLRRPSDMHPMEIVEAVDKLQERLRVVPGDDLLSIEAQKNATLFFNILLRSTFASKRVLSEYRLTREAFEWVIGEIESRFLQSLVAPGEMIGCVAAQSIGEPATQMTLNTFHYAGVSAKNVTLGVPRLREIINVAKNIKTPSLSVYLKPEVSKTKDRAKNVQCALEYTTLRSVTQATEVWYDPDPMSTIIEEDVDFVKSYYEMPDEEIDPDKISPWLLRIELNREMMVDKKLSMADIAEKINLEFDDDLTCIFNDDNAEKLILRIRIMNDEAPKGELQDESAEDDVFLKKIESNMLTEMALRGIPDINKVFIKSGKVNKFDENEGFKPEVEWMLDTEGVNLLAVMTHEDVDALRTTSNHLIEVIEVLGIEAVRRSLLDELRVVISFDGSYVNYRHLAILCDTMTYRGHLMAITRHGINRNDTGPMMRCSFEETVDILLDAAVYAETDFLRGVTENIMLGQLAPIGTGDCGLLLNEAMLQQAIDVQLPSYIDGLDIGMTPGRSPITPFHDGSMSPTSYLFSPNLRLSPISNNAQFSPYVGGIGFSPASSPGYSPSSPGYSPSSPGYSPTSPGYSPTSPGYSPTSPGYSPTSPTYSPSSPGYSPTSPTYSPTSPSYSPTSPSYSPTSPSYSPTSPSYSPTSPSYSPTSPAYSPTSPAYSPTSPAYSPTSPSYSPTSPSYSPTSPSYSPTSPSYSPTSPSYSPTSPAYSPTSPGYSPTSPSYSPTSPSYSPTSPSYNPSSAKYSPSLAYSPSSPRPSSPYSPTSPNYSPTSPSYSPTSPSYSPSSPTYSPSSPYSSGVAPEYSPSSPQYSPSAGYSPSAPGYSPSSTSQYTPSMSNKDDGSRP, encoded by the exons ATGGATATACGGTTCCCGTATTCTCCGGCTGAAGTTTCAAAAGTCCGGCTTGTTCAATTCGGAATCCTTAGTCCAGATGaaatt AGGCAAATGTCAGTGGTGCATATAGAACACGGGGAAACCACGGAAAGAGGGAAACCGAAAGTAGCCGGATTGAGTGATCCGCGGCTTGGTACCATTGACAGGAAGCTTAAATGTGAAACTTGTATGGCTAATATGGCCGAATGCCCGGGTCATTTTGGTCATCTTGAGCTCGCCAAGCCCATGTTTCATATCGGTTTCATGAAGACCGTTCTCAGTATTATGCGTTGCGTTTGCTTCAATTGCTCCAAGATCCTCGCCGACGAG GATGATCACAAATTCAAGCAAGCCCAGAAAATAAGAAATCCGAAGAATAGGCTTAAGAAAATCTTAGATGCATGCAAGAGCAAAGCTAAATGTGATGGGGGTGATGATATTGATTCTCAAAGCCAGGATACTGAGGAGCCGGTTAAAAAGAGACGAGGGGGTTGTGGGGCCCAGCAGCCAAAGATTAGTATTGATGGCATGAAAATGGTTGCAGAATACAAGCTTCAGAAGAAGAAAAGTGATGACACAGAACAGCTCCCAGAGCCAGCTGAAAGAAAGCAGCAGCTTTCTGCAGAAAGA GTTCTGAGTGTATTAAAAAGAGTGAGTGACGAGGACTGTATGTTGTTGGGCTTGAACCCCAAGTATGCACGTCCAGATTGGATGATCCTGCAGGTCCTTCCAATACCACCTCCTCCAGTCAGACCATCTGTCATGATGGATACCTCAGCTCGGAGCGAG gATGACTTAACTCATCAGCTGGCCATGATAATTAGACACAACGAGAATCTGAGGAAACAAGAAAGGAATGGTGCTCCTGCTCACATTATATCTGAATTTGCTCAGTTACTGCAGTTTCATGTTGCTACATATTTTGACAATGAGCTTCCGGGTCAGCCAAGG GCTACACAACGATCAGGCCGTCCTATCAAATCCATATGCAGTAGGCTTAAGGCAAAGGAGGGCCGGATCAGAGGTAACCTGATGGGGAAGCGTGTTGATTTTTCAGCACGTACAGTCATCACTCCAGATCCAACCATCAATATTGATCAACTGGGGGTGCCATGGAGTATTGCTTTGAATCTTACTTATCCTGAAACAGTCACTCCTTATAACATAGAAAG GCTGAAGGAGCTTGTTGAGTATGGTCCGCATCCCCCCCCTGGTAAAACGGGAGCCAAGTATATTATCCGGGAAGATGGTCAAAGGCTTGATCTTCGTTATTTGAAGAAAAGCAGTGATCACCATCTGGAGTTTGGTTACAAG GTTGAGCGACACTTGAATGATGGAGATTTTGTGCTTTTTAATCGGCAGCCAAGTCTACATAAGATGTCCATTATGGGGCATAGGATTAAAATCATGCCATATTCCACCTTCCGGTTAAACCTATCGGTCACATCACCATATAATGCTGATTTTGATGGCGATGAAATGAACATGCACGTACCTCAATCATTTGAAACAAGAGCAGAAGTCCTGGAGTTGATGATGGTACCTAAATGTATTGTCTCACCTCAAGCAAATCGGCCTGTCATGGGTATTGTGCAGGATTCACTTTTAGGTTGCCGTAAAATCACCAAGAGAGATACCTTCATTGAAAAG GATGTTTTCATGAACATATTGATGTGGTGGGAGGATTTTGATGGAAAAGTACCAACGCCTACAATTTTGAAACCTAGACCTCTATGGACAGGAAAACAAGTTTTCAATCTCATCATCCCAAAGCAGATAAATCTTATCAGGACAGCTGCTTGGCATTCAGAAACTGAAACTGGACATCTAACGCCCGGTGACACTCAAGTTCGAATTGAGAAGGGAGAGGTTATCACCGGTACTCTTTGCAAGAAAACCCTCGGTGCATCTACTGGAAGTCTTATACATGTCATCTG GGAGGAGGTTGGTCCAGATGCTGCTCGTAAGTTTCTTGGACATACCCAGTGGCTTGTTAACTACTGGCTTTTGCAACAAGGGTTCAGCATTGGGATTGGAGACACGATTGCTGATGCATCCACTATGGAAACTATTAATGAAACTATTTCGAAAGCCAAGAATGAGGTGAAAGAACTTATTAGGGCCGCACAAGATAAACAGTTGGAGGCAGAGCCTGGTCGGACAATGATGGAGTCATTTGAAAACAGAGTGAATCAG GTGCTGAACAAGGCTCGTGATGATGCTGGAAGTAGCGCCCAGAGAAGTTTATCAGAGAGCAACAATCTTAAGGCTATGGTCACGGCAGGTTCAAAAGGAAGTTTCATCAATATATCACAAATGACTGCTTGTGTGGGACAACAGAACGTTGAGGGTAAGCGAATACCTTATGGCTTCATAGATCGGACTCTTCCTcatttcacaaaagatgattatgGACCCGAAAGTCGTGGGTTTGTGGAGAATTCTTATCTACGAGGGCTGACACCACAAGAATTCTTTTTCCATGCCATGGGAGGTAGAGAAGGTCTCATTGATACTGCAGTAAAAACATCTGAAACTGGCTATATTCAAAGGCGGTTGGTAAAAGCTATGGAAGATATTATGGTGAAGTATGATGGTACGGTGAGGAATTCTTTGGGAGATGTTATCCAGTTTCTCTATGGGGAAGATGGCATGGATGCAGTTTGGATTGAAAGTCAGAAACTCGATtcgttaaaaattaaaaaaagggaGTTTGACCGGCTTTTTAAATACGAGATCGATGATGATAATTGGAATCCGAGTTACATGCTTCCAGATCATGTCGAGGATTTAAAAACTATTCGGGAATTCCGTAATGTGTTTGATGCTGAAGTACAAAAACTCGAAGCTGATCGAGTCCAACTTGGAACTGAGATTGCTACCACGGGTGATAATTCATGGCCGATGCCTGTTAACCTCAAACGACTTATATGGAATGCACAGAAGACCTTTAAGGTTGACTTGAGACGTCCCTCGGATATGCATCCAATGGAAATCGTGGAAGCAGTTGATAAGCTTCAAGAACGGTTGCGTGTTGTTCCCGGTGATGATTTGTTGAGTATCGAAGCTCAAAAGAATGCAACTCTGTTCTTTAACATCCTCCTTCGTAGCACTTTTGCTAGCAAGCGGGTGTTGAGTGAGTACAGACTTACACGTGAAGCGTTTGAGTGGGTTATCGGTGAGATAGAGTCAAGGTTTTTACAGTCGCTCGTTGCACCGGGAGAAATGATTGGATGTGTAGCAGCACAGTCGATTGGTGAGCCAGCCACGCAGATGACTCTAAACACTTTCCATTATGCTGGTGTGAGTGCCAAAAATGTGACTCTTGGTGTACCCCGATTGAGAGAGATTATTAATGTTGCTAAAAATATCAAAACCCCTTCATTGTCTGTGTATTTGAAGCCTGAGGTCAGCAAGACAAAAGATCGGGCCAAGAATGTTCAGTGTGCGTTAGAATACACGACACTTCGCAGTGTGACTCAAGCTACTGAAGTATGGTATGACCCGGATCCCATGAGTACAATCATCGAAGAGGATGTGGACTTTGTCAAATCATACTATGAAATGCCTGATGAAGAAATTGATCCTGATAAAATATCTCCATGGTTACTCCGTATCGAGTTAAATCGGGAAATGATGGTTGATAAAAAGTTGAGCATGGCGGATATTGCAGAGAAGATTAATCTCGAGTTCGATGATGATTTAACATGTATATTCAATGATGACAATGCCGAGAAGTTGATTCTACGAATACGTATCATGAATGATGAGGCCCCGAAAGGCGAATTGCAAGATGAATCAGCTGAAGATGATGTGTTCCTGAAGAAAATTGAGAGTAATATGCTAACAGAAATGGCCCTACGTGGCATTCCTGATATTAACAAGGTGTTCATAAAATCGGGAAAAGTCAACAAGTTCGATGAGAATGAAGGATTTAAGCCTGAAGTTGAATGGATGCTTGATACTGAAGGTGTGAACCTTTTGGCTGTAATGACTCATGAGGATGTTGATGCCTTGAGAACGACCAGTAATCATTTGATTGAAGTAATTGAGGTGTTGGGGATCGAAGCGGTTAGGAGGTCCTTACTGGATGAGCTCCGTGTGGTCATCTCTtttgatggttcttatgttaaCTATCGGcatttggctatactatgtgaTACTATGACATATCGTGGTCATCTTATGGCCATAACACGTCACGGGATCAATAGGAATGATACCGGGCCAATGATGAGATGCTCCTTCGAAGAAACGGTTGATATTCTTCTTGATGCGGCTGTATACGCAGAAACAGATTTCCTGAGGGGAGTGACCGAAAACATAATGCTGGGACAACTTGCTCCCATAGGGACGGGGGACTGTGGTTTGTTGCTAAATGAGGCAATGCTACAACAGGCTATAGATGTTCAGCTACCTAGCTATATCGATGGTCTTGACATTGGGATGACACCTGGCAGATCACCCATTACTCCTTTCCATGATGGTTCAATGTCGCCTACCAGTTACCTTTTCAGCCCAAATCTACGATTATCACCAATCAGCAACAATGCACAATTTTCCCCTTATGTTGGTGGGATAGGCTTTTCTCCCGCATCTTCACCTGGGTACAGTCCATCGTCTCCAGGTTATAGCCCGTCATCTCCTGGCTATAGCCCGACTTCACCTGGCTATAGCCCAACCTCACCTGGTTATAGCCCTACGTCGCCTGGCTATAGCCCTACATCACCGACGTACAGTCCAAGCTCGCCGGGTTACAGTCCAACCAGTCCTACCTACTCGCCCACATCACCAAGCTACTCACCCACCTCACCTAGCTACTCACCCACCTCTCCCAGCTACTCCCCAACCTCACCCAGTTATTCTCCTACTTCGCCTAGTTACAGCCCAACATCTCCTGCCTACAGCCCAACATCACCGGCATACAGCCCAACATCACCAGCATACAGCCCAACCTCGCCATCTTATAGCCCAACCTCGCCATCCTACAGCCCCACCTCCCCGTCTTATAGCCCAACGTCTCCATCTTACAGCCCAACCTCGCCATCCTATAGCCCGACGTCGCCTGCCTATAGCCCTACATCCCCTGGGTATAGCCCGACTTCACCGAGCTATAGTCCCACCTCACCTAGCTACAGTCCGACTTCACCAAGCTATAATCCATCATCGGCCAAGTACAGCCCATCTCTGGCTTATTCCCCTAGCAGTCCAAGGCCTTCTAGCCCGTATAGCCCTACATCACCCAATTATAG CCCCACCTCACCATCGTATTCTCCTACCTCTCCTTCCTACTCTCCCTCAAGCCCTACATACAGTCCCAGCAG TCCTTACTCATCTGGCGTGGCTCCTGAGTACAGCCCTAGCTCACCGCAGTATAG TCCAAGTGCTGGGTACTCGCCTAGTGCGCCTGGGTATTCGCCTTCATCAACCAGCCAGTATACTCCTTCAATGAGCAACAAGGATGATGGTTCGAGGCCTTAA
- the LOC122607827 gene encoding adrenodoxin-like protein 1, mitochondrial isoform X2, whose translation MQIISVYRFSKPTSTPTDRPWKLYDQGRALFSTTATGSADGGNEDDQKISVTFVDKDGEETQIKVPVGMSMLEAAHQNDIELEGACEGSLACSTCHVIVMDIEQYNKLEDPTDEENDMLDLAFGLTETSRLGCQVIAKPDLDGLRLALPAATRNFAVDGYKPKPH comes from the exons ATGCAAATTATTTCAG TTTATCGCTTTTCAAAACCCACATCCACACCAACAGATAGACCATGGAAACTGTATGATCAG GGCCGTGCATTGTTCTCCACCACAGCTACTGGCAGTGCAGATGGAGGGAATGAAGATGATCAAAA GATCTCTGTGACATTTGTTGACAAAGATGGAGAGGAGACCCAGATCAAAGTTCCCGTCGGAATGTCTATGCTAGAAGCAGCCCATCAAAACGACATAGAGCTTGAAG GAGCATGTGAAGGGTCACTTGCTTGTTCCACCTGCCACGTGATCGTGATG GATATCGAGCAGTATAATAAGCTCGAAGACCCAACAGATGAGGAAAATGACATGCTAGACCTTGCTTTTGGGCTCACAGAAAC GTCACGTTTGGGTTGTCAAGTAATTGCAAAACCTGACCTTGATGGACTTCGCCTTGCTCTCCCTGCTGCTACTAGAAACTTTGCTGTTGATGGTTACAAACCAAAGCCACATTAG
- the LOC122608055 gene encoding dnaJ homolog subfamily B member 6-like isoform X2, whose product MGGKNNEEEESMDFYQVLGLEKGCSDADLKNAYKKLALRWHPDRWSALGKNVEAAKNKFQTIQEAYSVLSNANKRFLYDVGVYDTDDDDDENGMADFLNEMAVMMSQNKPPPAAAAENGEETFAELKDLFEEMFQSDIDSLSSSSQTGSTASYSSLFSSSGESYSASNKRASSEMSSNTKPTPGEPDPFRGFCIGTGGGLSPGRGGSSRNARKGSSSSSRKGHR is encoded by the exons ATGGGTGGAAAGAATaacgaagaagaagaaagtatGGATTTTTATCAAGTTTTGGGACTGGAAAAAGGATGCTCTGATGCAGACCTCAAGAATGCTTACAAGAAGCTTGCTCTg AGATGGCATCCAGATCGTTGGTCGGCATTGGGGAAGAATGTGGAGGCGGCAAAGAACAAGTTCCAAACAATACAAGAAGCCTATTCTG TACTTTCGAATGCGAACAAAAGATTTCTGTACGATGTAGGAGTTTAtgacactgatgatgatgatgatgaaaat GGGATGGCTGACTTCTTGAACGAAATGGCGGTGATGATGAGTCAAAACAAACCTcctcctgctgctgctgct GAAAATGGAGAGGAGACTTTTGCGGAACTTAAGGATTTGTTCGAGGAAATGTTTCAAAGTGACATCGATTCGCTTAGTTCATCTTCTCAAACAGGAAGCACGGCTTCTTATTCGTCCTTGTTTTCTAGCTCCGGCGAAAGCTACTCGGCCTCCAACAAACGAGCTTCCTCAGAGATGTCATCTAACACCAAACCCACCCCTGGAGAACCAGATCCTTTTCGAGGATTTTGCATAGGG ACAGGCGGCGGGTTGTCCCCTGGAAGAGGAGGTAGCAGTAGGAATGCTCGAAAGGGGTCTTCTTCCTCTTCGAGAAAGGGGCATCGTTGA
- the LOC122608055 gene encoding dnaJ homolog subfamily B member 6-like isoform X1, whose translation MGGKNNEEEESMDFYQVLGLEKGCSDADLKNAYKKLALRWHPDRWSALGKNVEAAKNKFQTIQEAYSVLSNANKRFLYDVGVYDTDDDDDENGMADFLNEMAVMMSQNKPPPAAAAENGEETFAELKDLFEEMFQSDIDSLSSSSQTGSTASYSSLFSSSGESYSASNKRASSEMSSNTKPTPGEPDPFRGFCIGAAGCPLEEEVAVGMLERGLLPLRERGIVDFGFGSN comes from the exons ATGGGTGGAAAGAATaacgaagaagaagaaagtatGGATTTTTATCAAGTTTTGGGACTGGAAAAAGGATGCTCTGATGCAGACCTCAAGAATGCTTACAAGAAGCTTGCTCTg AGATGGCATCCAGATCGTTGGTCGGCATTGGGGAAGAATGTGGAGGCGGCAAAGAACAAGTTCCAAACAATACAAGAAGCCTATTCTG TACTTTCGAATGCGAACAAAAGATTTCTGTACGATGTAGGAGTTTAtgacactgatgatgatgatgatgaaaat GGGATGGCTGACTTCTTGAACGAAATGGCGGTGATGATGAGTCAAAACAAACCTcctcctgctgctgctgct GAAAATGGAGAGGAGACTTTTGCGGAACTTAAGGATTTGTTCGAGGAAATGTTTCAAAGTGACATCGATTCGCTTAGTTCATCTTCTCAAACAGGAAGCACGGCTTCTTATTCGTCCTTGTTTTCTAGCTCCGGCGAAAGCTACTCGGCCTCCAACAAACGAGCTTCCTCAGAGATGTCATCTAACACCAAACCCACCCCTGGAGAACCAGATCCTTTTCGAGGATTTTGCATAGGG GCGGCGGGTTGTCCCCTGGAAGAGGAGGTAGCAGTAGGAATGCTCGAAAGGGGTCTTCTTCCTCTTCGAGAAAGGGGCATCGTTGATTTTGGATTTGGGAGTAATTAA
- the LOC122607827 gene encoding adrenodoxin-like protein 1, mitochondrial isoform X1, with the protein MFSCKSLQLGAQAIKASLSKVYRFSKPTSTPTDRPWKLYDQGRALFSTTATGSADGGNEDDQKISVTFVDKDGEETQIKVPVGMSMLEAAHQNDIELEGACEGSLACSTCHVIVMDIEQYNKLEDPTDEENDMLDLAFGLTETSRLGCQVIAKPDLDGLRLALPAATRNFAVDGYKPKPH; encoded by the exons ATGTTCTCTTGTAAATCTTTGCAACTTGGAGCTCAAGCTATCAAAGCCTCATTGTCCAAAG TTTATCGCTTTTCAAAACCCACATCCACACCAACAGATAGACCATGGAAACTGTATGATCAG GGCCGTGCATTGTTCTCCACCACAGCTACTGGCAGTGCAGATGGAGGGAATGAAGATGATCAAAA GATCTCTGTGACATTTGTTGACAAAGATGGAGAGGAGACCCAGATCAAAGTTCCCGTCGGAATGTCTATGCTAGAAGCAGCCCATCAAAACGACATAGAGCTTGAAG GAGCATGTGAAGGGTCACTTGCTTGTTCCACCTGCCACGTGATCGTGATG GATATCGAGCAGTATAATAAGCTCGAAGACCCAACAGATGAGGAAAATGACATGCTAGACCTTGCTTTTGGGCTCACAGAAAC GTCACGTTTGGGTTGTCAAGTAATTGCAAAACCTGACCTTGATGGACTTCGCCTTGCTCTCCCTGCTGCTACTAGAAACTTTGCTGTTGATGGTTACAAACCAAAGCCACATTAG